Sequence from the Bubalus kerabau isolate K-KA32 ecotype Philippines breed swamp buffalo chromosome 17, PCC_UOA_SB_1v2, whole genome shotgun sequence genome:
ttttataaagatattttaaacatAATGATGCAACTTGGTGTGCACTACGGCAAATTTACAGTGAGATTTTTTTGATCTTCAGCTACATTTTTCAGCTTTGTGAGGCACCGTATCATCAAAGACAATGGCCAGCAATGTTACCAACAAGACGGATCCTCACTCCATGAACTCTCATGTATTCATTGGGAATCTCAATACCCTTGTGGTCAAGAAATCTGACGTGGAGGCAATCTTCTCAAAATACGGCAAAATCGTGGGTTGCTCTGTTCATAAGGGCTTTGCCTTCGTTCAGTATGTTAATGAGAGAAATGCCCGGGCTGCTGTGGCAGGAGAGGATGGCAGAATGATTGCTGGCCAGGTTTTAGATATTAATCTGGCTGCAGAGCCAAAAGTGAACCGAGGAAAAGCAGGTGTGAAACGATCTGCAGCGGAGATGTACGGCTCATCTTTTGACTTGGAGTATGACTTTCAACGAGATTATTACGACAGGATGTACAGTTACCCAGTACGtgttcctccacctcctcctatTGCTTGGGCTGTAGTGCCCTCAAAACGCCAGCGTGTATCAGGAAACACCTCACGAAGGGGCAAAAGTGGCTTCAATTCTAAGAGTGGACAGCGGGGATCTTCTTCTAAGTCTGGAAAGTTGAAAGGAGATGACCTTCAGACCATTAAGAAGGAGTTAACCCAGATAAAACaaaaagtggattctttactggaaagcctggaaaaaactgaaaaggaaCAGAGCAAACAAGGAGTAGAGATGAAGAATGGTAAGTCAGAAGAGGAGCAGAGCAGCAGCTCCCTGAAGAAAGATGAGACTAATGTGAAGATGGAGTCTGAGGGGGGTGCAGATGACTCTGCTGAGGAGGGGGACCTACTGGATGATGATAATGAAGATCGGGGGGATGACCAGCTGGAGTTGATCAAGGATGATGAAAAAGAGgctgaggaaggagaggatgaCAGAGACAGCGCCAATGGCGAGGATGACTCTTAAGCACATAGCGGGGTTTAGAAATCTTGTCCCATTAT
This genomic interval carries:
- the LOC129631914 gene encoding heterogeneous nuclear ribonucleoprotein C-like, producing the protein MASNVTNKTDPHSMNSHVFIGNLNTLVVKKSDVEAIFSKYGKIVGCSVHKGFAFVQYVNERNARAAVAGEDGRMIAGQVLDINLAAEPKVNRGKAGVKRSAAEMYGSSFDLEYDFQRDYYDRMYSYPVRVPPPPPIAWAVVPSKRQRVSGNTSRRGKSGFNSKSGQRGSSSKSGKLKGDDLQTIKKELTQIKQKVDSLLESLEKTEKEQSKQGVEMKNGKSEEEQSSSSLKKDETNVKMESEGGADDSAEEGDLLDDDNEDRGDDQLELIKDDEKEAEEGEDDRDSANGEDDS